One segment of Zymoseptoria tritici IPO323 chromosome 2, whole genome shotgun sequence DNA contains the following:
- the MgASP2 gene encoding aspartyl protease — translation MAKTYGKYSKHGAKAPADVSRAAAAATQSGSVKASPEQFDQSYLCPVTVGGQTLNLDFDTGSADLWVYSNSQPSSQQTGHSVYTPGSTAKRLSGQTWKISYGDGSGASGIVYSDKVVVGGVTATGQAVEAAQTVSDEFVQDVDNDGLLGLAFSSINTVSPTQQKTFFDTVKSSLAKQLFTCDLKAGRAGTYDFGYIDANKHTGTITYVSVDSSQGFWTFNAGGYSAGSAAVSGSIGSAIADTGTSLVYLPTDVVTAYYSKLSGAAYDSNQGGYTFPCSRSPPNFNVKIGTQTFTIPGSYIKYAPVDSSGSTCFGGIQRNTGIGFTIFGDVFLKAVFAVFDVSTGSPRLGLAPQ, via the exons ATGGCGAAGACCTACGGCAAGTATTCCAAGCACGGAGCCAAGGCACCAGCGGACGTTTCCAGAGCGGCGGCAGCTGCTACCCAGAGCGGAAGTGTCAAGGCGTCTCCTGAGCAGTTCGACCAGTCCTACCTTTGCCCGGTGACTGTTGGAGGACAGACGCTCAACTTGGACTTCGATACCGGCTCAGCCGATTT GTGGGTCTACTCCAACTCTCAACCTTCGAGCCAGCAGACCGGACATTCCGTTTACACCCCTGGCTCTACCGCCAAGCGTCTCTCCGGCCAGACCTGGAAGATCAGCTATGGCGATGGATCTGGTGCTTCCGGAATCGTGTACTCCGACAAGGTGGTCGTCGGGGGCGTCACTGCCACCGGCCAGGCCGTCGAGGCTGCACAGACTGTCTCGGACGAGTTCGTTCAAGACGTGGACAATGACGGGCTTCTCGGTTTGGCGTTCAGCAGCATCAACACTGTTTCTCCCACTCAGCAGAAGACTTTCTTCGATACTGTCAAGAGCTCGCTCGCCAAGCAGCTCTTCACTTGCGATTTGAAGGCTGGCAGGGCAGGCACGTACGATTTTGG ATACATCGATGCCAACAAGCACACCGGTACCATTACTTATGTCTCAGTAGACTCCAGCCAGGGGTTCTGGACCTTCAACGCTGGCGGCTACTCTGCTGGGTCGGCGGCCGTTTCTGGGAGCATCGGATCTGCCATCGCTGACACTGGCACGTCCCTTGTATACCTCCCGACCGACGTGGTCACTGCCTACTACTCCAAGCTCTCCGGCGCCGCCTACGATAGCAACCAAGGAG GATACACATTTCCCTGTTCTCGGTCCCCACCCAACTTCAACGTGAAGATCGGAACTCAGACCTTCACAATCCCAGGCTCCTACATCAAATACGCCCCCGTGGACAGCTCCGGCAGCACTTGCTTCGGCGGCATCCAGAGGAACACTGGCATCGGCTTCACCATCTTCGGAGATGTCTTCCTCAAGGCCGTCTTCGCTGTCTTCGATGTCAGCACCGGCTCTCCCCGTTTGGGACTGGCTCCTCAGTAA